A region from the Patescibacteria group bacterium genome encodes:
- a CDS encoding lamin tail domain-containing protein, producing MEGRTKLIILSVLFSSALTLFLFAKTSQAATNYLVINQVQTTGGEGKTTNDFVELFNPTNQDIDLQGYRLIKRTANGTTDTTIKSWTESSIVKAQGFYLWASSSFTDITIVPDITTSQTIADNNGIALRQGANDTGQIIDSLAWGIINNGLAETTAFATNPTTNQSILRKQDSLGNRQDTNDNASDFILANAQPHNSLSPIETPAPPTPINPPPVIIYQPTPTPTVLPGEVVINELVSDPTEGSDEWVEIYNRTNRTIDLSLFSLSDGGNSKTYLSGSLGTNDSSRFYVIRSPKGNLNNSGDTLLLRYQETIIDQISYGAWDDGNITNNAPAIIKPYSLGRLPDGLDSDNDKSDFIKMEPSYGLPNKPLLIELGNNETTLEPSKNTVQFNELYPNPPLDDLTEFIELFNPTDQSINLDNWLLEDNIFSYTINQQSLVSTIIKSQDFLLLPRTTTGLILDNIGTEKITLTSPDKLIKISVSYQGPAKEGASYARQNDGSWIWTTKPTPGQTNIINKINLPPILAWDIPKTGLISEILVFDASDSCDPEKDNLNFKWDFGDGLTSSLTTPSHAYIESKKYTVKLTITDESGLKSEQIQTINITTNPVPKVAGLTSGPILLTEIMPNPKGNDSEEWLELYNPNSTTASAAGWQIINNSQIINLPDLSIEPNNYLVIDKTILKSNLLNKGGKLVLKNNQETTSSLNYGPAKEGLAYALINNKWLWTNFPTPGEDNLLITENEEETIETISLTDVKNIETNTKVKLQGLVAAAPGQISKNIMFLQGSGLQVTWSDNVIIPNIKTGDTIELQGKISRSETYGTRLLIYKNDPLKIIANQPAPQAKEINLNDLNEDLEGEFVTLTGTINKYSASQLTLEQNEDTLVVLLKNKNLKWPVFTLGSPIKITGFVVQTKTGLKLWARSPEDIFITPPELNPLADQPEINLSKQTNNWLSYSLLTVIIIGLLINLFWQKYKLPKISKLIKHLFQNK from the coding sequence TTTTGTAGAATTATTTAATCCCACTAACCAGGATATTGATTTACAAGGTTATCGCCTAATAAAAAGAACCGCTAACGGCACAACTGATACTACCATAAAATCCTGGACCGAAAGCTCCATTGTTAAAGCCCAAGGTTTTTATTTATGGGCCAGCTCCAGTTTTACCGACATAACTATTGTGCCAGATATTACCACCAGCCAAACTATTGCCGATAATAACGGCATAGCTCTAAGACAAGGCGCCAATGATACTGGCCAAATTATCGATAGTTTGGCTTGGGGAATAATTAATAATGGTTTAGCAGAAACAACTGCTTTTGCTACTAACCCAACAACTAATCAATCTATCCTGCGCAAACAAGATTCTTTAGGTAATCGCCAAGATACTAATGACAACGCCAGTGATTTTATTTTAGCCAATGCTCAGCCTCATAATTCACTCAGCCCTATTGAAACCCCTGCCCCACCAACACCTATAAATCCGCCGCCGGTCATAATTTACCAACCTACTCCCACACCAACCGTACTGCCAGGTGAAGTGGTTATAAATGAATTAGTCAGTGATCCTACCGAAGGCTCAGACGAATGGGTAGAAATTTATAACCGTACCAATCGAACAATTGATTTATCTTTATTTTCTCTAAGCGATGGTGGTAATAGCAAAACTTATTTAAGCGGCTCCTTGGGTACTAATGATAGTAGTCGTTTTTATGTTATTCGTTCTCCCAAAGGCAATCTTAATAATAGTGGCGATACCCTGCTACTGCGTTACCAAGAGACAATTATTGACCAAATAAGCTACGGCGCTTGGGACGATGGCAATATTACCAACAATGCCCCAGCTATTATTAAACCTTACAGTTTGGGCCGGCTACCCGACGGCTTGGATAGTGATAATGATAAAAGTGATTTTATAAAAATGGAACCTAGTTACGGGCTACCTAACAAACCCCTTTTAATTGAATTAGGTAATAACGAAACAACACTGGAACCATCTAAAAATACTGTTCAGTTTAATGAACTTTACCCCAATCCACCGCTGGATGATTTAACTGAATTTATAGAACTATTTAATCCGACTGACCAATCTATTAACCTAGACAATTGGCTTTTAGAAGATAATATTTTTTCTTACACTATTAACCAACAATCCTTAGTTTCCACTATTATTAAATCTCAAGACTTTTTACTACTACCACGAACAACTACCGGTTTAATTTTAGATAACATTGGAACAGAAAAAATAACCTTAACCTCACCAGATAAACTAATAAAAATTTCTGTGAGTTATCAAGGTCCAGCTAAAGAGGGGGCCAGTTATGCCCGACAAAACGACGGCTCTTGGATATGGACAACCAAACCAACACCCGGACAAACTAATATAATAAACAAAATTAACCTGCCGCCAATCCTAGCCTGGGACATACCCAAAACCGGCCTTATTAGTGAAATACTAGTATTTGACGCTTCCGACAGTTGCGACCCAGAAAAAGACAACTTAAATTTTAAATGGGACTTCGGCGACGGCTTAACCAGCAGTTTAACTACGCCTTCACATGCTTATATTGAATCTAAAAAATATACAGTCAAACTAACTATTACCGACGAATCGGGATTAAAATCCGAACAAATACAAACCATAAATATAACAACTAACCCCGTGCCCAAAGTAGCCGGTCTAACTAGCGGGCCTATTTTGCTAACAGAAATAATGCCCAACCCTAAAGGTAATGATAGTGAAGAGTGGCTAGAATTGTATAACCCCAACTCCACCACAGCCAGCGCGGCTGGCTGGCAAATAATTAATAATTCCCAAATTATAAACCTGCCCGACCTATCTATAGAGCCTAATAATTATTTAGTCATAGACAAAACAATATTAAAAAGTAACTTACTAAATAAGGGTGGCAAATTAGTCCTCAAAAACAATCAAGAAACAACTTCCTCTTTAAACTACGGGCCAGCTAAAGAGGGTTTGGCTTATGCTTTAATAAATAATAAATGGCTATGGACTAATTTTCCTACCCCCGGGGAAGACAATCTACTAATAACAGAAAATGAAGAAGAAACAATTGAAACTATATCCTTAACAGATGTAAAAAATATAGAAACTAATACTAAAGTAAAACTACAAGGTTTGGTGGCTGCTGCACCTGGACAAATCAGTAAAAATATAATGTTTCTGCAAGGATCGGGATTGCAAGTCACTTGGTCCGACAACGTAATAATACCCAATATAAAAACTGGTGATACGATTGAATTACAAGGCAAAATCTCCCGTAGCGAAACCTACGGCACCAGATTATTAATTTATAAAAATGATCCCCTAAAAATTATAGCCAACCAACCAGCACCCCAAGCCAAAGAAATAAACTTAAACGACCTAAACGAAGATCTGGAAGGAGAATTTGTAACCCTAACCGGTACAATTAATAAATATAGTGCCAGTCAACTGACCCTTGAACAAAATGAAGATACTCTAGTTGTATTACTAAAAAACAAAAATCTAAAATGGCCAGTTTTTACTTTAGGTAGTCCCATAAAAATAACCGGTTTTGTTGTCCAAACCAAAACCGGCCTTAAATTATGGGCTCGCTCGCCCGAAGATATATTTATAACACCTCCAGAATTAAATCCTTTAGCAGACCAACCAGAAATTAATTTAAGTAAACAAACTAATAACTGGCTAAGTTATTCCTTATTAACAGTAATAATCATCGGCTTGTTAATAAACTTATTCTGGCAAAAATATAAATTACCAAAAATTAGTAAGCTTATTAAACACTTATTTCAAAATAAATAA
- the pyrF gene encoding orotidine-5'-phosphate decarboxylase: MEKTFWPRMILDLKGMKLLKAMQLGESLATQADAVKIHSLWDDIGSSVVDTLKRAGIKKVWVDLKLKDTPDTIAERATVVRDAGADMLTVHIDGGKDMLENALKFGPPEIFGVTVLTSLKEEEFKNLYGLTIAEAVLVRALIAKEVGLQGIICSAKQVGGLSSNPDLQGLRFIVPGTRSVGADHNDQQQVDTPGNAVLNGATDLVVGRQVTKAEDKLKAFNELQMEIAYALNSKYSAGVV; this comes from the coding sequence ATGGAAAAGACATTTTGGCCAAGAATGATTCTTGATTTAAAAGGCATGAAGCTGTTAAAAGCAATGCAACTAGGGGAATCGCTGGCTACTCAAGCAGATGCGGTAAAAATTCATAGTTTGTGGGATGATATCGGGTCTTCGGTTGTTGATACCCTAAAAAGAGCGGGTATAAAAAAAGTTTGGGTGGATTTAAAACTTAAGGATACACCTGATACTATAGCGGAACGTGCGACAGTAGTTAGGGATGCCGGTGCCGATATGTTAACCGTACATATTGATGGCGGTAAGGATATGTTGGAAAATGCCTTAAAGTTTGGCCCACCGGAAATTTTTGGCGTCACCGTTTTAACTTCTTTAAAAGAAGAAGAATTCAAAAACTTGTACGGCTTAACTATTGCCGAGGCGGTATTGGTGAGGGCTTTAATAGCGAAGGAGGTTGGTTTACAAGGAATTATTTGCTCAGCTAAGCAAGTTGGCGGTTTATCTTCTAACCCTGATCTTCAAGGTTTGCGTTTTATTGTTCCTGGTACAAGATCTGTCGGTGCTGATCATAACGATCAACAGCAGGTGGATACGCCAGGTAATGCCGTGTTGAATGGCGCTACTGATTTGGTTGTTGGTCGTCAGGTAACAAAAGCAGAAGATAAATTAAAAGCTTTTAATGAGTTGCAGATGGAAATTGCTTATGCGTTGAATAGTAAATATTCGGCGGGGGTAGTATGA
- a CDS encoding DUF167 domain-containing protein, with amino-acid sequence MLLKVKVIANSHRPGLVKMEGDILHIKLAAPPADGKANAELCETLSRVLKVPKTDVIIKRGQGSKVKYLEILGFDDSHIFAILSQRLSSAKKLRG; translated from the coding sequence ATGCTTTTAAAAGTTAAAGTTATAGCTAATTCACATCGGCCAGGTTTGGTAAAAATGGAAGGAGATATTTTGCACATTAAGCTAGCGGCACCGCCAGCTGACGGTAAAGCCAATGCCGAGCTGTGTGAGACATTATCCCGGGTGTTAAAAGTACCTAAAACGGATGTAATTATTAAGCGCGGGCAGGGTTCTAAAGTAAAATATTTAGAGATTTTAGGATTTGACGATAGTCATATTTTTGCTATACTAAGTCAGCGCTTAAGCAGTGCAAAAAAGTTGCGAGGGTAA
- a CDS encoding VIT1/CCC1 transporter family protein codes for MHHDGTDEKDWHNLLAGSYLRDFVYGANDGIITTFAVVAGVAGADLSASIVLILGAANLLADGFSMSSGNYLSEKSNREYVTSELKKEEWEIEHLPEEEKKEIREIYQAKGLSGQVLEEVVKAITADKKLWAKEMLVHELGLLPNEEKVKPLATAGVTFVAFVVAGVIPLLPYIFNLPVYSSFVWAIIFTGLALFIVGSLRALLTEKKWWLSGLEMLMVGALAASVAYVVGAFLGGLS; via the coding sequence ATGCATCATGATGGCACGGACGAAAAGGACTGGCACAATTTGTTAGCGGGTAGTTATTTGCGGGATTTTGTTTATGGGGCTAATGATGGCATAATTACCACTTTTGCTGTGGTGGCTGGTGTGGCTGGAGCGGATTTATCAGCCAGTATTGTTTTAATATTGGGTGCGGCTAATTTATTGGCTGATGGTTTTTCTATGTCTAGTGGTAATTATCTTAGTGAAAAGTCCAATCGTGAGTATGTAACTTCGGAATTAAAAAAAGAAGAGTGGGAAATAGAACATTTACCCGAAGAAGAAAAAAAAGAAATAAGAGAAATTTATCAAGCCAAGGGTTTAAGTGGTCAGGTTTTGGAAGAGGTTGTTAAGGCTATTACAGCTGATAAAAAATTATGGGCTAAAGAAATGCTGGTACATGAACTAGGTCTTTTGCCTAATGAGGAAAAAGTTAAACCCTTAGCTACAGCTGGGGTTACTTTTGTGGCTTTTGTGGTAGCCGGCGTCATTCCTTTGTTGCCTTACATTTTTAATTTGCCAGTTTATTCATCTTTTGTTTGGGCAATTATTTTTACTGGCTTGGCTTTATTTATAGTTGGCAGTTTACGAGCTTTGTTAACCGAAAAGAAATGGTGGTTGTCGGGTTTGGAAATGTTAATGGTTGGTGCTTTGGCGGCTAGCGTAGCTTATGTGGTTGGAGCTTTTTTGGGTGGCTTAAGTTAA
- a CDS encoding M24 family metallopeptidase — MKYQLPIIQELKAVKTKVEINNIIKAQRISEKVLTEAVNKLKVDLTEVNLAKFIVGRMKYYQIKSLAFEPIVAFGKNTANIHHVPGRTKLKLGNLVMLDFGATVKSYCSDMTRTYIFGQPTAKQKEVYQTVLKAQELSLAVLKKGLRQADKIDSQARRFIVKRFGANSFNHGLGHGLGTVIHEWPSLKPGSLDILKYGMVITLEPGIYLPGWGGVRIEDMVLIGKNGTVNLTQAAKDLTKIILKI; from the coding sequence ATGAAATATCAATTACCTATTATTCAGGAATTAAAAGCTGTTAAAACTAAGGTAGAAATAAATAATATTATTAAAGCGCAAAGGATTAGTGAAAAAGTTTTGACAGAAGCGGTTAATAAATTAAAAGTTGATTTAACAGAAGTTAATTTGGCTAAATTTATAGTTGGCCGGATGAAATATTATCAGATTAAATCTTTGGCTTTTGAGCCAATTGTGGCTTTTGGGAAAAATACGGCCAATATTCATCATGTGCCTGGTAGAACTAAATTAAAGTTAGGTAATTTGGTAATGTTAGATTTTGGCGCTACGGTAAAGAGTTATTGTTCAGATATGACCCGTACTTATATATTTGGTCAGCCGACTGCTAAGCAAAAAGAAGTTTATCAAACAGTGCTTAAGGCTCAGGAGTTATCTTTAGCAGTTTTAAAAAAAGGTTTAAGGCAAGCTGATAAAATAGATAGCCAGGCCAGACGTTTTATAGTTAAAAGATTTGGTGCAAACAGTTTTAACCATGGTTTAGGCCATGGTTTGGGAACAGTGATACATGAATGGCCAAGTTTAAAGCCGGGTAGCTTAGATATTTTAAAATATGGTATGGTTATAACCTTGGAGCCGGGTATTTATTTGCCGGGTTGGGGTGGGGTAAGGATAGAAGATATGGTTTTGATAGGTAAAAATGGAACAGTAAATTTAACGCAAGCAGCAAAAGATTTAACTAAGATAATTTTAAAGATTTAA
- a CDS encoding adenylosuccinate synthetase yields MAGCVDVALGAQWGDEGKGKTIVLHIIPSGIMWPDKICVIGNGVVVNPITLLKEIADLESLGISVAGRLFISKQAHMICPWLISLEKSRDNFIGTTNKAIGPTYESKMARKGVRFDSMMGFYGKFLEDLCKHANYTNRELTLNGQPIDTEVEVDEFAKNVFNSIVPFVADTVALLHKKYTESKSILIEGAQGAMLDIDFGTYPFVTSSNCTIGGCLTGTGLPARYVKDVVMISKCYTTRVGNGPFPTELFNDEAEKLRRLGNEFGATTGRPRRPGWLDLFQLKYSKMINGANFLTLVKADILSGYKTIKVCTGYLGLDNYPTDLLTLSSVMPVYHELPGWSSIYQNGELHQNLKDYIFFIEEYLNVPVLLLSIGPDREHTIFLK; encoded by the coding sequence ATGGCAGGTTGTGTAGATGTGGCTTTGGGAGCTCAATGGGGCGACGAAGGCAAAGGTAAGACAATTGTATTACACATAATACCCTCCGGTATTATGTGGCCGGATAAAATTTGCGTTATTGGTAACGGGGTAGTGGTAAATCCTATAACCCTGCTTAAAGAAATTGCCGATCTGGAAAGTTTAGGCATAAGTGTTGCTGGAAGATTATTTATTTCTAAACAAGCCCATATGATTTGTCCGTGGTTAATAAGTTTGGAAAAATCACGAGACAACTTCATAGGCACGACTAACAAGGCTATTGGTCCGACTTATGAATCAAAAATGGCTCGTAAGGGAGTTAGGTTTGATTCAATGATGGGTTTTTATGGCAAGTTTCTTGAGGATCTTTGCAAACACGCTAACTATACTAATCGAGAATTGACTTTAAATGGTCAGCCGATTGACACAGAAGTTGAAGTTGATGAGTTTGCAAAAAATGTATTTAATTCAATAGTTCCTTTTGTAGCCGATACAGTGGCCTTGCTACATAAAAAATATACCGAAAGTAAGAGTATTCTTATTGAAGGAGCCCAAGGAGCCATGCTGGATATTGATTTTGGAACTTACCCCTTTGTAACTTCCAGCAATTGTACTATTGGTGGTTGTTTAACCGGAACAGGCTTACCAGCCAGGTATGTTAAGGATGTTGTAATGATATCTAAATGTTACACGACCCGGGTAGGCAACGGCCCATTCCCAACTGAATTGTTTAACGATGAAGCAGAGAAGTTAAGGCGGTTAGGCAATGAGTTCGGCGCTACTACAGGTAGACCGCGTCGTCCTGGTTGGTTGGATTTGTTTCAGCTTAAGTATTCAAAGATGATTAATGGTGCCAATTTTTTAACCTTGGTTAAGGCTGATATTTTATCTGGATATAAAACAATTAAGGTTTGTACTGGCTACCTAGGGTTAGATAATTATCCAACCGATTTGTTAACCTTATCATCGGTTATGCCTGTTTATCATGAGCTTCCAGGTTGGTCATCAATTTATCAGAATGGAGAATTACACCAAAATTTAAAAGATTATATTTTTTTTATCGAAGAATATTTAAATGTTCCGGTTTTACTGTTATCAATTGGTCCAGACCGGGAGCATACAATCTTTTTAAAATAA
- a CDS encoding phosphoribosyltransferase produces the protein MKKLTRQEIYELIRKFSNNPLGVLDACGGLYICPKDESGKRLGPLVGYAGTYTEGKQYVGDIYANFAKAEEYVDIINYWALAMSSDEEKDLLLSSASVFIGLPEGGKSFAMALSSQPGHSGRYIYLEKVVTAVKTETEREKSKLVFNRHDIIPGDKIVLVEDLQNNFSTTGKAIDQVISVGGEVIALASIMNRSPFVDTVFTWNNKEYPVLTLLRRPYPEYEQTDSYVAEDVQKGNVIWKPKNDWVVVEKIIENYPNKID, from the coding sequence ATGAAAAAGTTAACTAGGCAAGAAATTTACGAATTAATTCGTAAATTTTCTAATAACCCTTTAGGTGTTTTAGATGCTTGCGGTGGATTATACATCTGCCCTAAGGACGAATCTGGTAAGCGGCTTGGTCCATTGGTTGGTTATGCTGGAACTTATACCGAAGGCAAACAATATGTTGGTGATATTTATGCTAACTTTGCCAAGGCTGAAGAATATGTGGATATTATTAACTACTGGGCTTTGGCAATGTCTTCTGACGAAGAAAAGGATTTGCTTTTATCATCTGCTTCGGTTTTTATTGGTTTGCCTGAAGGCGGTAAATCGTTTGCTATGGCTTTGTCCAGTCAGCCAGGTCACAGCGGCCGTTATATTTATTTGGAAAAAGTAGTTACGGCGGTGAAAACGGAAACAGAAAGGGAAAAATCTAAGTTAGTTTTTAACAGACATGACATTATTCCAGGCGATAAAATTGTTTTGGTAGAAGACTTACAAAATAACTTTTCTACTACCGGAAAGGCGATTGACCAAGTTATTTCTGTTGGTGGTGAAGTTATAGCCTTAGCTTCCATAATGAATCGTTCGCCCTTTGTTGATACTGTATTTACCTGGAATAATAAAGAATACCCAGTACTTACTTTATTGCGGCGTCCTTACCCTGAATACGAACAAACTGATTCTTATGTTGCTGAAGATGTGCAGAAAGGCAATGTAATTTGGAAACCTAAAAACGATTGGGTGGTTGTTGAAAAAATAATCGAAAATTATCCTAATAAAATTGATTAA